One stretch of Actinomycetota bacterium DNA includes these proteins:
- a CDS encoding helix-turn-helix domain-containing protein: MLVVLGVIEQRHAAVLEVVVEGAAVTEVACRYGVSRQTVHRWLRAYAKAGLAGLVDQSSKPGSCPHQMPPELEAQIVAMRCEHPGWGPRTPTVTVPRRGLRAARPQQGQAESSLARVSSSIT; encoded by the coding sequence GTGCTGGTGGTGTTGGGCGTGATCGAGCAGCGGCACGCGGCGGTGTTGGAGGTCGTGGTCGAGGGCGCGGCGGTCACCGAGGTGGCCTGCCGCTACGGGGTGAGCCGACAGACGGTGCACCGGTGGCTGCGGGCGTACGCCAAGGCGGGTCTGGCAGGCCTGGTTGACCAGTCCTCCAAGCCGGGGTCGTGTCCGCACCAGATGCCGCCCGAGCTCGAGGCGCAGATCGTGGCGATGCGCTGCGAGCACCCAGGGTGGGGTCCACGCACGCCGACCGTAACCGTGCCGCGACGAGGCCTTCGAGCCGCCCGCCCACAGCAGGGTCAGGCGGAGAGCAGCTTGGCGCGGGTCAGCTCGTCGATCACCTGA
- a CDS encoding DMT family transporter produces MLISFSAVWVRIADIEPARSAFLRNAYALPIFAALIWWRQRSVGKRRSPRAGIVAFATIAGVFLGMDFIVWHESVAIIGAGLGTMLPNVQVVFVSIIAIFAFGERPHVAFWGALVPVLVGVWILGVGGEPIAAGGSMLVGVGLGVLAGLFYAIYLIVLRHARLRRPAARSVEVIASATLGAAILTGVFALLQGVAGPAVTPADNGWMLAYAFGSQVLGWLLITSSVHLLPASITAVALLLQPVLAMVWGATLLGEPIGAVEVGGAATVLFGVVAAHRAVVVGQRRERAAIEDEPAG; encoded by the coding sequence GTGCTCATAAGCTTCAGCGCCGTCTGGGTGCGGATCGCCGATATCGAACCGGCGAGATCGGCCTTTCTCCGCAACGCCTACGCGCTGCCGATCTTCGCCGCGCTCATCTGGTGGAGGCAACGGTCGGTGGGGAAGCGCCGATCGCCACGCGCCGGGATCGTGGCGTTCGCCACCATCGCCGGTGTGTTCCTCGGCATGGACTTCATCGTCTGGCACGAGTCCGTCGCGATCATCGGGGCCGGCCTCGGCACGATGCTGCCGAACGTCCAGGTCGTGTTCGTCAGCATCATCGCGATCTTCGCCTTCGGCGAACGACCGCACGTCGCTTTCTGGGGCGCGCTGGTTCCGGTCCTGGTTGGGGTGTGGATCCTCGGCGTGGGCGGCGAACCCATCGCCGCGGGAGGGTCGATGCTCGTCGGCGTCGGGCTCGGCGTGCTGGCCGGGCTGTTCTACGCCATCTACCTCATCGTCCTGCGGCACGCACGACTCCGTCGCCCGGCCGCCCGGTCGGTCGAGGTGATCGCTTCCGCGACCCTCGGAGCGGCGATCCTCACCGGCGTCTTCGCGTTGTTGCAGGGGGTCGCCGGTCCGGCAGTGACCCCGGCGGACAACGGATGGATGCTGGCCTACGCGTTCGGCAGCCAGGTCCTCGGCTGGCTGCTCATCACCTCGTCGGTCCATCTGCTGCCAGCGAGCATCACCGCGGTCGCGTTGCTCCTCCAGCCGGTGCTCGCCATGGTCTGGGGGGCGACGCTCCTGGGCGAGCCGATCGGCGCGGTTGAGGTGGGTGGTGCGGCCACCGTCCTGTTCGGGGTCGTCGCCGCCCACCGCGCGGTCGTGGTCGGCCAGCGCCGCGAACGTGCCGCCATCGAGGATGAACCCGCAGGTTAG